A section of the Centroberyx gerrardi isolate f3 chromosome 8, fCenGer3.hap1.cur.20231027, whole genome shotgun sequence genome encodes:
- the snrnp200 gene encoding U5 small nuclear ribonucleoprotein 200 kDa helicase — translation MADVTARSLQYEYKANSNLVLQADRSLIDRTRRDEPTGEVLSLVGKLEGTKMGDKSQRTKPQMLEERRAKRRKRDEDRHDINKMKGFTLLSEGIDEMVGIVYKPKTKETRETYEVLLSFIQAALGDQPRDILCGAADEVLAVLKNDKMRDKERRREVEQLLGPADDTRYHVLVNLGKKISDYGGDKELQNMDDNIDETYGVNVQFESDEEEGDEDQFGEVRDEHSDEDSEGEEADVGCTLSANLGVTGDVMTAKKKDLHPRDIDAFWLQRQLSRFYDDAIVSQKKADEVLDILKTASDDRECENQLVLLLGFNTFDFIKILRQHRRMIQYCTMLASAQSEAEKERIIGKMESDQELSKILYQLQETEKEDIIREERSRRERVRKSRVDDLESMDIDHGESLAPRQLLDLEDLTFTQGSHFMANKRCQLPDGSFRKQRKGYEEVHVPALKPKPFAEDEVLVAIEKLPKYAQAGFEGFKTLNRIQSKLFKTTMETDENLLVCAPTGAGKTNVALMAMLREIGKHINLDGTINVDDFKIIYIAPMRSLVQEMVGSFSKRLASYGITVSELTGDHQLCKEEINATQIIVCTPEKWDIITRKGGERTYTQLVRLIIIDEIHLLHDDRGPVLESLVARTIRNVELTQEDVRLLGLSATLPNYEDVATCLRVDPAKGLFYFDNSFRPVPLEQTYVGITEKKAIKRFQIMNEIVYEKIMEHAGKNQVLVFVHSRKETGKTARAIRDMCLEKDTLGLFLREGSASTEVLRTEAEQCKNLELKDLLPYGFAIHHAGMTRVDRTLVEDLFADRHIQVLVSTATLAWGVNLPAHTVIIKGTQVYSPEKGRWTELGALDILQMLGRAGRPQYDTKGEGILITSHGELQYYLSLLNQQLPIESQMVGKLPDMLNAEIVLGNVQNVKDAVNWLGYTYLYVRMLRNPTLYGVSHDDRSSDPLLERRRMDLVHTAANVLDKNSLIKYDKRTGSFQVTDLGRIASHFYITHDSIQTYNQLLKPTLSEIELFRVFSLSSEFRNITVREEEKLELQKLLERVPIPVKESIEEPSAKINVLLQAYISQLKLEGFALMADMVYVTQSAGRLMRAIFEIVLNRGWAQLTDKTMNLCKMIDKRMWQSMSPLRQFKKLPEEVIKKIEKKNFPFERLYDLNHNEIGELIRMPKMGKTIHKYVHQFPKLDLAVHLQPITRSTLKVELTITPDFQWDDKIHGSSEAFWILVEDVDSEVILHHEYFLLKAKYAQDEHLVTFFVPVFEPLPPQYFIRVASDRWLSCETQLPVSFRHLILPEKYPPPTELLDLQPLPVTALRNSAFETLYQNKFPFFNPIQTQVFNAVYNSDDNVFVGAPTGSGKTICAEFAILRMLLHNAEGRCVYITPMEALAEQVFVDWHQKFQDVLNKKVVLLTGETSTDLKLLGKGDIIVSTPDKWDILSRRWKQRKNVQNVSLFIVDETHLIGGENGPVLEVICSRMRYISSQIERPIRIVALSSSLSNAKDVAHWLGCSTTATFNFHPNVRPVPLELHIQGFNVSHTQTRLLSMAKPVYHAIMKHSPSKPAVVFVPSRRQTRLTAIDILTFCAADVVPQRFLHCTEKDLAPFLEKISDSTLKETLANGVGYLHEGLSSTERKIVEQLFNSGAVQVVVASRSLCWGTNISAHLVIVMDTQYYNGKIHAYVDYPIYDVLQMVGKANRPMLDDEGRCVIMCQGSKKDFFKKFLYEPLPVESHLDHCLHDHFNAEIVTKTVENKQDAVDYLTWTFLYRRMTQNPNYYNLQGMSHRHLSDHLSELVENTLHDLEQSKCISIEDEMDVAPLNLGMIAAYYYINYTTIELFSMSLNAKTKIRGLIEIISNAAEYKNIPIRHHEDALLRQLAQKVPHKLNNPKFNDPHVKTNLLLQAHLSRMQLSAELQSDTEEILSKAVRLIQACVDVLSSNGWLSPALAAMELAQMVTQAMWSKDSYLKQLPFFTSEHIKRCTDKGVESIFDIMEMEDEDRTGLLQLSDTQMADVARFCNRYPNIELSYEVAEKDNIKSGSPVLVLVQLEREEEVTGPVIAPLFPQKREEGWWVVIGDPKSNSLISIKRLTLQQKAKVKLDFVAPVMGVHNYTLYFMSDAYMGCDQEYKFSADVKEADSDGDSDSD, via the exons ATGGCGGATGTTACTGCGCGTAGCTTGCAGTATGAGTACAAAGCG AACTCAAACTTGGTGCTGCAAGCTGATCGCTCTCTGATCGACCGCACACGGCGAGATGAACCCACGGGAGAAGTGCTGTCCCTGGTGGGGAAGCTGGAGGGGACCAAAATGGGTGACAAGTCGCAGAGGACCAAACCTCAGATGCTGGAAGAGAGGCGTGCGAA GAGGcgaaagagagatgaggacaGGCATGACATCAACAAAATGAAGGGCTTCACCCTTCTGTCTGAGGGCATTGATGAAATGGTGGGCATCGTGTACAAGCCTAAAACCAAAGAAACCAGAGAGACCTATGAAGTGTTGCTCAGCTTCATCCAGGCTGCCTTGGGAGATCAG CCACGTGATATTCTGTGTGGAGCAGCTGATGAAGTACTAGCAGTGCTGAAGAACGATAAAATGAGGGATAAGGAGAGGCGGCGTGAAGTAGAGCAGCTTCTTGGGCCTGCTGATGACACACGCTACCATGTGCTGGTCAATCTGGGAAAGAAGATCTCTGACTACGGCGGTGATAAGGAGTTACAGAATATGG ATGACAACATTGATGAAACGTATGGTGTGAATGTCCAATTTGAATCTGATGAGGAG GAGGGTGACGAGGACCAGTTTGGGGAGGTACGAGACGAACACTCAGATGAAgacagtgaaggagaggaggcagatgTGGGCTGCACTCTTTCAGCCAAT CTTGGTGTCACGGGCGATGTGATGACAGCGAAGAAAAAGGACCTACACCCTCGGGACATTGATGCCTTTTGGCTCCAGCGTCAGCTCAGTCGCTTCTATGATGATGCCATTGTCTCCCAAAAGAAAGCAGATGAGGTCTTGGACATCCTCAAG ACTGCAAGTGATGACAGAGAATGTGAGAACCAGCTGGTCTTGCTGCTGGGGTTCAACACCTTTGACTTCATCAAAATCCTCCGCCAGCATCGCCGCATGA TCCAGTATTGTACCATGCTGGCCAGCGCTCAGAGTGAGGCGGAAAAGGAACGGATCATAGGAAAGATGGAGTCTGATCAGGAACTGTCAAAGATTCTTTACCAGCTGCAGGAAACGGAGAAGGAGGATATTATTCGG GAGGAGCGATCTCGCAGAGAAAGGGTGAGGAAGTCTCGTGTCGACGACTTGGAATCAATGGACATTGACCATGGAGAG TCATTGGCGCCTCGGCAGCTGCTAGATCTAGAGGACCTGACATTCACCCAGGGCAGCCATTTCATGGCCAACAAGAGGTGCCAGCTGCCAGATGGATCTTTTCGCAAGCAGCGCAAAGGCTATGAAGAAGTTCACGTGCCTGCCCTCAAACCCAAGCCCTTCGCGGAAGATGAG GTGCTTGTTGCTATTGAGAAGCTGCCCAAGTATGCCCAGGCTGGGTTTGAAGGATTCAAAACCCTGAACCGTATCCAGAGCAAGCTGTTTAAGACAACCATGGAGACAGATGAGAACCTGCTGGTGTGCGCACCTACG GGAGCGGGTAAGACCAATGTTGCCCTGATGGCTATGCTGAGGGAAATTGGAAAGCACATAAACCTGGACGGAACCATCAATGTAGACGACTTCAAAATCATCTACATTGCACCCATGCGCTCACTGGTACAGGAGATGGTGGGAAGCTTTAGTAAG CGCTTGGCGAGTTATGGCATCACCGTCTCTGAGCTGACAGGTGACCACCAGCTCTGCAAGGAGGAGATCAACGCCACCCAGATTATCGTCTGCACCCCAGAGAAATGGGACATCATCACACGTAAAGGCGGAGAGCGCACCTACACCCAGCTAGTGCGCCTCATCATCATT GATGAAATCCACCTGCTGCACGATGACCGTGGACCCGTGTTGGAGTCCCTGGTGGCGAGGACCATCCGCAATGTGGAGCTGACCCAGGAGGATGTCCGTCTGCTGGGCCTCAGTGCCACACTGCCCAACTACGAGGACGTGGCTACCTGCCTGCGCGTAGACCCTGCCAAAGGACTCTTCTACTTCGACAACAG TTTCCGCCCTGTTCCCTTGGAGCAGACTTATGTGGGTATCACCGAGAAGAAGGCTATCAAACGCTTCCAGATCATGAATGAGATTGTCTATGAGAAGATCATGGAGCATGCTGGGAAGAACCAG GTGCTGGTATTTGTCCACTCCCGGAAGGAGACGGGAAAGACTGCCAGGGCCATCAGGGACATGTGCCTGGAGAAGGACACTCTGGGCCTTTTCCTCAGAGAGGGTTCGGCATCCACAGAAGTGTTGAGGACTGAGGCAGAGCAGTGCAAG AACCTTGAGCTAAAGGATTTGCTGCCCTATGGCTTCGCTATCCACCACGCTGGTATGACCAGAGTGGACCGTACCCTGGTGGAGGATCTGTTTGCGGATCGGCACATCCAGGTTCTGGTGTCCACAGCCACCCTGGCCTGGGGTGTCAACCTGCCAGCACACACCGTCATCATCAAAGGCACCCAGGTGTATAGTCCTGAGAAAGGCAGATGGACTGAACTGGGAGCCCTGGACATTTTACAG ATGCTTGGTCGAGCCGGCCGTCCCCAGTACGACACCAAGGGAGAGGGTATCCTGATCACGTCCCACGGAGAGCTGCAGTACTATCTGTCTCTGCTCAACCAGCAGCTGCCCATAGAGAGCCAGATGGTGGGCAAGCTGCCTGACATGCTCAATGCTGAGATAGTACTGGGCAACGTGCAGAATGTAAAG GATGCAGTCAACTGGCTTGGCTACACCTACCTGTATGTGCGTATGCTCCGCAACCCCACCCTGTACGGTGTCTCCCATGATGACCGTAGTTCAGACCCCCTGCTGGAGAGGCGCAGGATGGACCTGGTGCATACAGCAGCCAATGTCCTGGACAAGAACAGCCTGATCAAGTATGACAAGAGGACTGGCAGCTTCCAG GTTACAGACCTGGGACGTATTGCCAGTCACTTCTACATCACTCATGACTCGATTCAAACTTACAACCAGCTGCTGAAGCCCACTCTCAGTGAGATTGAGCTCTTCCGTGTCTTCTCACTTTCCTCTGAGTTCAGGAACATCACTGTGAGAGAG GAAGAGAAGCTGGAACTTCAGAAGCTGCTGGAAAGGGTTCCTATTCCAGTGAAGGAAAGCATTGAGGAGCCTAGCGCTAAG ATCAATGTGCTGCTCCAGGCGTACATCTCTCAACTCAAACTGGAGGGCTTTGCTCTCATGGCTGACATGGTGTATGTTACACAG AGTGCTGGAAGACTGATGCGGGCCATATTTGAGATCGTACTGAACAGGGGCTGGGCTCAGCTCACAGACAAGACCATGAATCTCTGCAAGATGATTGACAAGAGAAT GTGGCAGTCGATGTCCCCTCTGCGGCAGTTCAAGAAGCTGCCTGAGGAAGTGATCAAGAAGATTGAGAAGAAGAACTTCCCCTTCGAGCGTCTCTATGACCTTAACCACAATGAGATTG GTGAGCTGATCCGTATGCCAAAGATGGGGAAGACTATCCACAAATATGTTCACCAGTTCCCCAAGCTGGACTTGGCTGTGCACCTGCAGCCTATCACCCGCTCCACACTCAAAGTAGAGCTCACCATCACTCCTGACTTCCAGTGGGACGACAAG ATTCATGGCTCATCTGAGGCCTTCTGGATCCTGGTTGAGGATGTGGACAGCGAGGTCATCCTCCACCACGAGTACTTCCTGCTCAAAGCCAAGTACGCCCAGGACGAACACCTGGTCACTTTCTTCGTTCCAGTGTTTGAGCCTCTGCCACCGCAGTACTTCATCCGTGTGGCCTCAGACCGCTGGCTTT CCTGTGAGACTCAGCTTCCAGTGTCTTTCCGTCACCTGATCCTGCCAGAGAAGTACCCCCCGCCTACTGAGCTGCTGGACCTGCAGCCCCTGCCTGTGACTGCTCTCAGGAACTCTGCCTTTGAGACTCTCTACCAGAACAAGTTCCCCTTCTTCAACCCCATCCAGACACAAG TGTTCAATGCGGTGTACAACAGTGACGATAACGTGTTTGTGGGAGCTCCCACCGGCAGTGGAAAGACCATCTGTGCTGAGTTTGCCATCCTAAGGATGCTGCTGCACAATGCAGAGGGTCGCTGTGTCTACATCACTCCCATGGAGGCACTGGCTGAACAG GTGTTTGTTGACTGGCACCAGAAGTTCCAGGACGTCCTGAACAAGAAGGTGGTGCTGCTGACCGGAGAGACGAGCACAGACCTGAAGCTGTTGGGAAAAGGGGACATTATTGTCAGTACCCCAGACAAATGGGACATCCTGTCTCGCCGCTGGAAGCAGAGGAAGAACGTCCAGAACGTCAGCCTCTTCATTGTGGATGAGACGCACCTCATTGGAGGAGAAAACGGA CCTGTGTTGGAGGTCATCTGCTCCAGGATGAGGTACATCTCCTCTCAGATTGAGCGTCCCATCCGCATCGTGGCCCTCAGCTCATCTTTGTCCAATGCCAAAGACGTGGCCCACTGGCTGGGCTGCAGCACCACGGCCACGTTCAACTTTCACCCCAACGTCAGGCCCGTGCCTCTGGAGCTGCACATCCAG GGCTTCAATGTGAGTCACACTCAAACTCGCCTGCTGTCCATGGCTAAGCCAGTATATCACGCCATCATGAAGCACTCTCCCTCCAAACCAGCCGTGGTGTTCGTCCCATCGCGCAGACAGACCCGCCTCACAGCCATTGACATCCTTACGTTTTGTGCTGCTGACGTGGTTCCTCAGAG GTTCTTGCATTGCACTGAGAAAGACCTGGCTCCATTCCTGGAGAAAATAAGCGATTCAACCCTGAAGGAGACTCTGGCCAACGGGGTGGGGTACCTGCACGAGGGCCTGTCGTCCACTGAACGCAAAATAGTGGAGCAGCTCTTCAACTCAG GTGCAGTTCAGGTGGTGGTAGCCTCCCGTTCACTCTGCTGGGGCACCAATATCTCTGCACATCTCGTCATCGTCATGGACACCCAGTACTACAACGGCAAAATCCATGC CTATGTGGACTATCCCATATATGACGTCCTCCAGATGGTAGGCAAGGCGAACAGGCCCATGCTAGATGACGAGGGACGCTGTGTCATCATGTGTCAGGGCTCCAAGAAG GATTTCTTCAAGAAGTTCCTGTACGAGCCACTGCCAGTGGAGTCTCATCTGGACCACTGTCTCCACGACCACTTCAACGCTGAGATCGTCACCAAGACGGTGGAGAACAAGCAGGATGCTGTGGACTACCTGACCTGGACGTTCCTCTACCGCCGTATGACCCAGAACCCCAACTACTACAACCTGCAGG GCATGTCCCATCGTCACCTGTCGGACCACCTGTCTGAACTGGTGGAGAACACGCTACATGACCTGGAGCAGTCCAAATGTATCAGCATTGAGGATGAGATGGATGTGGCTCCCCTCAATTTGGGCATGATCGCAGCCTACTACTACATTAACTACACCACCATCG AGTTGTTCAGCATGTCCCTGAATGCCAAGACAAAGATCCGTGGGTTGATTGAGATCATCTCCAACGCCGCTGAGTACAAGAACATTCCCATCAGACACCATGAGGATGCACTACTCCGACAG CTTGCACAGAAAGTCCCCCACAAACTGAACAACCCTAAGTTCAACGACCCCCATGTGAAGACTAACCTGCTGCTGCAAGCCCATCTGTCCAGGATGCAGCTGAGCGCTGAGCTCCAGTCGGACACTGAGGAGATTCTGAGCAAG GCGGTCCGTCTGATCCAGGCCTGTGTCGATGTGCTGTCCAGTAACGGCTGGCTGAGTCCTGCGCTGGCAGCTATGGAGCTGGCCCAGATGGTCACCCAGGCCATGTGGTCCAAGGACTCCTATCTCAAACAACTGCCCTTCTTTACCTCTGAGCACATCAAGCGCTGCACAGACAAG GGTGTGGAGAGTATCTTTGACATCATGGAGATGGAGGATGAAGACCGAACTGGCCTGCTGCAGCTCTCAGACACCCAGATGGCTGATGTGGCTCGCTTCTGCAACCGCTACCCCAACATCGAGCTGTCATACGAGGTGGCAGAAAAGGACAACATCAAGAG TGGTAGTCCAGTGCTGGTTCTGgttcagctagagagagaggaggaggtgactgGGCCTGTCATTGCACCTCTCTTCCCCCAG AAACGTGAGGAGGGCTGGTGGGTTGTGATCGGAGACCCCAAGTCTAATAGCCTCATCTCTATCAAGAGGCTAACTCTTCAGCAGAAAGCCAAG GTCAAGCTGGACTTTGTTGCCCCGGTGATGGGTGTTCACAACTACACCCTGTACTTCATGAGCGACGCCTACATGGGCTGTGACCAGGAGTACAAGTTCAGCGCGGATGTGAAGGAGGCCGACAGCGATGGAGATAGCGACTCTGACTAA
- the slc20a1a gene encoding sodium-dependent phosphate transporter 1-A, which translates to MDTTTLATLAAATTVALASQSDMSGYLWLLVVGFIIAFILAFSVGANDVANSFGTAVGSGVVTLRQACILATIFETVGSILLGAKVSETIRQGIIDVRMYNGSEHVLMAGSISAMFGSAVWQLLASFLKLPISGTHCIVGATIGFSMVARGHQGVKWMELLRIVASWFLSPLLSGIMSGILFYFVRKFILNKADPVPNGLRALPIFYAVTMGINLFSIMFTGAPMLGFDRVPWWGTLCISLGCALVTALVVWFVVCPRLKKKIKREMAASPCETPLMEKNSSKPVLAEQPSKPCDPEPQTPPADSQKVAFRLGGSEEADLDSNDMETKDMDIINGLNGTFGPMTITDPHSGRSHTIHKDSGLYKDLLHKLHMAKVGDCIGDSDTEERPIRRNNSYTSYTMAIYGIQGDPQYKELDSGLQRRSRVDSYSSYSSAVTDASAAKEGSVTQEAGMVLALEEDELETDQPAVSLLFQFLQILTACFGSFAHGGNDVSNAIGPLVALWLLYESGSVVSNAPTPIWLLLYGGVGICTGLWVWGRRVIQTMGKDLTPITPSSGFSIELASAVTVVVASNIGLPVSTTHCKVGSVVAVGWLRSRKAVDWLLFRNIFIAWFVTVPISGFISAAIMALFIHVIL; encoded by the exons ATGGATACTACTACACTAGCGACCCTAGCTGCTGCCACTACTGTGGCTCTGGCTTCCCAGTCGGACATGTCAGGCTACTTGTGGCTGTTGGTGGTGGGCTTCATCATCGCCTTCATCCTGGCCTTCTCTGTGGGGGCCAATGATGTGGCCAACTCGTTTGGCACGGCGGTGGGCTCCGGGGTCGTCACCCTGCGGCAGGCCTGCATCCTGGCCACTATCTTCGAGACGGTCGGCTCAATACTGCTGGGGGCCAAAGTCAGTGAAACCATCCGGCAGGGCATCATTGACGTCAGAATGTACAATGGCTCTGAACACGTCCTAATGGCAGGATCCATAAGTGCCATGTTCG GCTCTGCTGTGTGGCAGCTGCTGGCTTCATTCCTGAAGCTCCCCATTTCTGGAACCCACTGTATTGTTGGAGCCACAATTGGTTTCTCCATGGTAGCCAGAGGTCACCAAGGGGTCAAATGGATGGAGCTACTCCGCATTG TGGCATCCTGGTTCCTCTCACCTCTGCTGTCTGGCATCATGTCAGGAATTCTCTTCTATTTTGTTCGCAAATTCATCCTGAACAAA GCTGACCCTGTGCCCAATGGCCTCAGAGCTCTTCCCATCTTCTACGCCGTCACTATGGGCATCAACCTTTTCTCCATCATGTTTACAGGAGCACCAA TGCTGGGCTTTGACAGAGTGCCATGGTGGGGTACACTGTGCATTTCACTGGGCTGTGCCCTCGTCACTGCTTTGGTCGTTTGGTTTGTTGTCTGTCCGCGCCTCAAGAAGAAAATCAAAC GTGAAATGGCTGCTAGTCCTTGTGAAACTCCACTGATGGAGAAGAACTCAAGCAAGCCTGTCCTAGCGGAGCAGCCCTCCAAGCCTTGTGACCCTGAACCCCAGACCCCTCCAGCAGACAGTCAGAAGGTGGCTTTCAGACTCGGGGGCTCAGAGGAGGCTGATTTGGACAGCAATGACATGGAAACCAAAGACATGGATATCATCAATG GGCTGAACGGCACTTTTGGCCCCATGACCATCACCGATCCTCACAGCGGACGGTCCCACACAATTCACAAGGACTCTGGGCTTTACAAAGACCTGCTGCACAAGCTTCACATGGCCAAGGTGGGTGACTGCATTGGCGACAGCGACACGGAAGAGCGGCCCATCCGGAGGAACAACAGCTACACCTCTTACACCATGGCCATCTATGGCATTCAAGGAGATCCTCAATACAAGGAGCTGGACAGCGGGCTGCAGAGAAGATCGAGGGTGGACAGCTACAGCAGCTACAGCTCAGCGGTGACAGATGCGTCCGCGGCCAAAGAGGGGAGCGTCACGCAGGAGGCTGGCATGGTCCTCGCCCTGGAGGAGGACGAGCTGGAGACGGACCAACCAGCCGTCTCCTTGCTTTTCCAGTTCCTCCAGATACTCACAGCGTGTTTTGGCTCCTTCGCTCACGGAGGGAACGACGTCAG CAACGCGATCGGGCCACTGGTGGCTCTCTGGCTCCTGTATGAGAGCGGTTCTGTGGTGTCCAATGCACCCACACCCATCTGGCTGCTTCTGTATGGAGGAGTGGGTATCTGCACTGGGCTCTGGGTGTGGGGCCGAAGAGTGATCCAGACTATGGGCAAGGACCTCACCCCCATTACACCCTCTAG TGGATTCAGCATTGAACTGGCTTCAGCAGTTACAGTCGTGGTGGCATCCAATATCGGTCTTCCTGTCAGCACAACCCACTGCAAG GTGGGCTCTGTGGTAGCTGTGGGATGGCTGCGCTCCAGGAAGGCGGTCGACTGGCTTCTGTTCAGGAACATCTTCATCGCCTGGTTTGTTACGGTTCCTATCTCTGGGTTCATCAGTGCCGCCATCATGGCTCTCTTCATACATGTTATCCTGTGA